GGGGCGTCATCACGATAAAAACATATGCGGAGGATGAAGGCGTGGCCGTGGAGATAATAGACACCGGCCAGGGCATCCCGCCCGGCGACTTGAAAAAAATCTTCGACCCGTTTTTTACGACCAAGCCGGTTGGGCAGGGAACCGGGCTGGGCCTTTCCCTTTCCTACAGCGTTATCCAGAAACACCGGGGCAGACTGGAAGTGGAAAGCGAACCGGGAGAAGGAACCCGGTTCAAGATATGGCTCCCCTGTAAGCGCAAGGTGGAGAGCGGCGGCCAATAAACCACCCCTCCCGCGCGGCCGACACACTGAAAGCGGGCGTTGCGTGGTAAAATGTCCGGATGAGCCAGGATATTATAAAACTGCCCGACCGGCCCCGGATTCTGGTGGCGCGGACGGACAGGATCGGCGACGTGGTCCTGTCGCTGCCGGTGTTCACTTCGTTGAAAACGTTTTTTCCCAGGGCATACTTGTGCGCCCTCACCAGAAGCTATACCAAAGACCTTCTGCTCAGCAGGCCGGACGTGGACGAGGTGATATCGTTCGATTCAAAGAACGCGGCCATACCCTTCGGCGAATTTCCAAGGCTGCTAAAAGAAGTGAGGAAAAGGAAATTCGACGCGGCGGTGATCCTGTACTCGAACTTCTCCGTGGCGGCTCTGGCGGCGATGGCGGGGATTCCCTGCCGCGTTGGGCCCGCTTCCAAGGTGGCGCAGGTTTTTCTTACGCAAAGAGTGATCCAGCGCCGTTCCAAAAACCTTGTCCACGAGGCCGACCACAACCTGAATCTCTTAAAGCCGTTCGGAGTGACCCCTATCCGGGTCCCTTTCCTGCTGGCGCCAAAGCCGCCTCTTATCCTTTTGCAAAGGACGGAAGGGCGGCCTCTTATCGGTGTGCATCCGGGGCATGGCGGATCTTCGCGCAACTGGCCGGAAGAGCGGTATGCCCAGCTTTGCGCACAACTGTATGATTCCGGTTGCGACGTTGTGGTGACAGGATCGGCCGCCGAAAAGCCGCTTGTGGAGCGGATTGTGGCGGCAAGCGGCAAGCCTGCGCGGAAATTCATCGGCTCCGGCCCTTTGCCAGAGCTTGTAAGCGCCCTTTCGCAACTGGACGTTTTCGTGGCGTCGAGCACCGGTCCTTTGCACATCGCCTCCGCCGTGGGGACTCCGGTGGTGGGGCTGTATTGCCCGATCTTCGCCTGTTTGCCGCAGCGCTGGGGCCCCATCGGGCCGAAGGACACGGCCCTCAGCCCCAAGGTGGAGCCTTGCATGCGTTGCACCCCCCGAAAGTGCCTTCATTTCGATTGCATGGAAAAAATCGA
This region of Nitrospinota bacterium genomic DNA includes:
- a CDS encoding glycosyltransferase family 9 protein, with amino-acid sequence MSQDIIKLPDRPRILVARTDRIGDVVLSLPVFTSLKTFFPRAYLCALTRSYTKDLLLSRPDVDEVISFDSKNAAIPFGEFPRLLKEVRKRKFDAAVILYSNFSVAALAAMAGIPCRVGPASKVAQVFLTQRVIQRRSKNLVHEADHNLNLLKPFGVTPIRVPFLLAPKPPLILLQRTEGRPLIGVHPGHGGSSRNWPEERYAQLCAQLYDSGCDVVVTGSAAEKPLVERIVAASGKPARKFIGSGPLPELVSALSQLDVFVASSTGPLHIASAVGTPVVGLYCPIFACLPQRWGPIGPKDTALSPKVEPCMRCTPRKCLHFDCMEKIEVRLVRDAALGKVSPVMELAR